From one Deltaproteobacteria bacterium RBG_16_64_85 genomic stretch:
- a CDS encoding tRNA 2-thiouridine(34) synthase MnmA produces MKKRILAAMSGGVDSSVAALLLQREGFEVIGISMDLYDFSTVTRNRPGTCCSLDDLYDARRVCDLMGIPYYVLNLRDEFRREVIDPFVKEYSSGRTPNPCILCNEYLKFRALLRKADELGAEGVATGHYAVIRRGEKGKCRLFASPDASKDQSYFLYSLDSERLERIRFPVGGMMKSEVRRIAVEAGLPVFEKKESQDVCFVTDDSYTAFLSRKGIQEKEGHFVDRKGNILGEHRGILRYTVGQRKGLGIAAKEPLYVVAIDAERNEVILGREDETLATGAIVARTSFVAGAPPASEFGATVKVRYRHPGVPAAIRFEGGKLSVRFDAPQRSVTPGQALVLYDGNEVLGGGWIECASV; encoded by the coding sequence ATGAAAAAGCGCATCCTGGCGGCGATGAGCGGCGGGGTCGATTCCTCCGTAGCGGCTCTCCTCCTGCAGCGGGAAGGGTTCGAGGTGATCGGGATCTCGATGGACCTCTACGATTTCTCCACGGTTACGAGGAATCGCCCGGGGACCTGCTGCTCGCTGGACGACCTTTACGACGCGCGGCGGGTGTGCGACCTGATGGGGATCCCGTACTACGTCCTGAACTTGAGGGACGAGTTCCGGCGGGAGGTCATCGACCCGTTCGTGAAGGAGTACTCGAGCGGGCGGACGCCGAACCCCTGCATCCTGTGCAACGAATACCTGAAATTCCGGGCGCTGCTGCGGAAGGCCGACGAACTGGGGGCCGAGGGCGTGGCCACGGGGCACTATGCCGTCATCCGGCGTGGGGAAAAGGGCAAGTGCCGGCTTTTCGCCTCGCCGGACGCCTCCAAGGACCAGTCGTATTTTCTGTACTCGCTGGACTCGGAGCGGCTGGAAAGGATCCGGTTCCCCGTCGGGGGGATGATGAAATCCGAGGTCCGGCGGATCGCGGTAGAAGCGGGCCTTCCGGTCTTCGAGAAGAAGGAGAGCCAGGACGTCTGTTTCGTCACCGACGATTCCTACACGGCGTTCCTGTCCAGGAAAGGAATCCAGGAGAAGGAAGGACACTTCGTCGACCGGAAGGGGAATATTCTTGGGGAGCACAGGGGGATCCTCCGGTACACGGTCGGCCAGCGCAAGGGGCTGGGGATCGCCGCCAAGGAACCGCTCTACGTCGTGGCCATCGACGCGGAGCGGAACGAGGTAATCCTGGGGAGGGAGGATGAGACCCTTGCCACGGGCGCCATCGTGGCCCGCACATCCTTCGTCGCAGGGGCGCCTCCGGCCTCCGAGTTCGGCGCGACGGTCAAGGTCCGTTATCGGCATCCGGGCGTTCCGGCCGCCATCCGTTTCGAGGGAGGAAAGCTCTCGGTTCGCTTCGACGCCCCGCAGAGGAGCGTGACGCCGGGCCAGGCCCTGGTCCTTTACGACGGGAACGAGGTGCTGGGCGGCGGCTGGATCGAATGCGCAAGCGTCTAA
- a CDS encoding tRNA (N(6)-L-threonylcarbamoyladenosine(37)-C(2))-methylthiotransferase MtaB — translation MRKRLTVLTVGCKANFADSASIVREAMSAGFEVVSPAEPADVIVVNSCTVTHRADRDSRALARRARRDHPHASVILTGCYAQASPRAREALHEVDHWVGLGEEGALGSVFRQIGDGDPARPHPLSEYAADLLLGHRRTFLKIQDGCDFSCAYCVVPMVRGGNRSLPEKEILEKAVEAERDGARELVLTGIHVGLYGADRGEKEALAQLIAVLLNETERTRLRLSSIEPAEITEGLLDAISGSRRVCPHLHIPLQSGCDRTLSRMRRPYRAGQYADVVGRVVARVPDAQVGADVIAGFPGETKADFEETVRFLCDVPVNYFHVFPYSAREGTESARWPDDVHAREKKERVAILLHLDAKKRTAFLRDQVGKELEVLAETVHPGRGELSGTSGNYVEVTFPGEITEVGGLFRVRACSIRGRGLAGKRDERNV, via the coding sequence ATGCGCAAGCGTCTAACGGTCTTGACCGTCGGCTGCAAGGCGAACTTCGCAGATTCCGCATCCATCGTGCGGGAAGCGATGTCGGCCGGGTTCGAGGTCGTTTCCCCCGCCGAACCTGCCGACGTTATCGTCGTTAACAGCTGCACAGTGACCCACCGGGCCGACCGGGACAGCCGGGCCCTGGCCCGCAGGGCGCGCCGCGACCATCCGCATGCATCGGTCATTCTGACCGGCTGTTACGCGCAGGCTTCCCCACGGGCCAGGGAAGCGCTTCACGAAGTCGACCACTGGGTCGGCCTCGGGGAGGAGGGCGCCCTCGGTTCCGTCTTCCGGCAGATCGGCGACGGCGACCCGGCCAGGCCGCATCCGCTGTCCGAATACGCTGCGGACCTTCTCCTCGGGCACCGGCGCACATTCCTGAAAATCCAGGACGGCTGCGATTTCTCCTGCGCGTACTGTGTCGTTCCCATGGTGCGTGGCGGGAACCGATCGCTGCCGGAGAAGGAAATCCTCGAAAAGGCGGTTGAAGCGGAGCGGGACGGCGCGCGGGAGCTGGTGCTCACGGGAATCCACGTCGGCCTGTATGGCGCGGACCGGGGGGAAAAGGAAGCCCTTGCCCAACTCATCGCCGTTCTCCTGAACGAAACGGAAAGGACCCGCCTGAGGTTGAGCTCCATCGAGCCGGCGGAGATCACGGAGGGCCTCCTGGACGCGATCTCGGGCAGCAGGAGGGTCTGCCCGCACCTGCACATCCCCCTGCAGAGCGGGTGCGACAGGACCCTTTCGCGGATGCGGCGCCCGTACCGCGCAGGCCAGTATGCGGACGTCGTCGGCCGCGTCGTTGCCCGGGTCCCGGACGCACAGGTGGGGGCCGACGTGATCGCCGGCTTTCCCGGGGAGACGAAAGCCGATTTCGAGGAAACGGTTCGATTCCTTTGCGATGTCCCGGTAAACTACTTCCACGTTTTTCCTTACTCCGCCCGCGAGGGGACGGAGAGCGCGCGGTGGCCCGACGACGTCCACGCCCGGGAAAAGAAGGAGCGGGTCGCGATTCTCCTCCATCTGGATGCGAAGAAACGAACGGCGTTCCTCCGGGATCAGGTGGGGAAGGAACTGGAGGTCCTGGCGGAGACCGTGCACCCCGGCCGGGGAGAGCTGTCGGGGACCTCGGGCAATTACGTGGAGGTAACCTTTCCGGGGGAGATCACCGAGGTCGGCGGGCTGTTTCGCGTGCGTGCGTGCTCGATCCGGGGGCGGGGACTGGCCGGGAAACGGGATGAGCGGAATGTCTGA
- a CDS encoding ribonuclease III — protein sequence MSGMSELEKRIGYRFSSPHLLEEAMRHASIAGGSSGEMSYQRLEFLGDAVLNLCVAEEMFRRFPDTGEGTLSKARSAIINNRNLVRVGERIGVPESLRTDPSVREKGGGVTRKMVADAMEAIAGAIFLDGGYGRVRQFVLTHFWEEKRVAELVSGFDAKSRLQEWCQKRRVPLPKYRLLEVSGPPHSHTFTVVARLADGPEATGSGATKKEAEMEAAGSLLSLLGPKEGTG from the coding sequence ATGAGCGGAATGTCTGAGCTGGAAAAACGGATCGGTTACCGGTTTTCCTCCCCGCACCTTCTCGAGGAGGCGATGCGGCACGCCTCAATCGCGGGCGGAAGTTCGGGAGAAATGTCCTACCAGCGGCTCGAATTTCTCGGGGACGCGGTCCTCAACCTGTGCGTGGCGGAGGAGATGTTCCGCCGGTTTCCCGATACCGGGGAGGGGACGCTCTCGAAAGCCCGCTCCGCGATCATCAACAACCGGAACCTCGTGCGCGTCGGCGAGCGGATCGGAGTTCCGGAATCGCTTCGCACCGACCCTTCCGTGCGGGAAAAGGGGGGCGGGGTGACCCGGAAGATGGTCGCCGACGCCATGGAGGCGATCGCCGGAGCGATCTTTCTCGACGGGGGGTACGGAAGGGTGAGGCAGTTTGTCCTCACCCATTTCTGGGAAGAGAAGCGGGTCGCGGAACTGGTCTCGGGTTTCGATGCCAAGAGCCGCCTCCAGGAGTGGTGCCAGAAGCGGCGGGTCCCGCTCCCCAAGTACCGGCTCCTGGAGGTGTCGGGGCCGCCCCATTCCCACACCTTCACGGTCGTCGCCCGCCTGGCGGACGGGCCCGAGGCGACGGGAAGCGGCGCCACCAAGAAAGAGGCGGAAATGGAGGCGGCGGGGAGTCTGCTTTCCCTCCTCGGGCCGAAGGAAGGCACGGGATGA
- a CDS encoding GTPase Era produces the protein MTEGKKSGFVALLGRPNVGKSTLLNRILRAKIAIVTSKPQTTRDRIAGIYTAEKGQIVFLDGPGIHRPRKALNVYMMKTAERIASESDIVVHLVDDRPAESGEEETLVRGILSNVAAPRLLVVNKVDRMGESAARARRAALMESGLYREGYLVSAIKGHGVDAFLSGLFAILPEGPAYYPEEDLTDLPMRFIAKEILREKLFNELSEELPYSVAVTIEEYKEETAKRRIRIRAEICVERESQKGILIGRGGRMLKKIGTEARLELENETGERVYLELFVKVEKDWSKNETMLGRLGYA, from the coding sequence ATGACGGAAGGGAAGAAATCCGGTTTCGTCGCCCTCCTCGGCCGGCCGAACGTCGGCAAATCCACGCTCCTCAACCGCATCCTCCGCGCCAAGATCGCCATCGTCACCAGCAAGCCCCAGACCACGCGGGACCGGATCGCAGGGATCTACACCGCGGAAAAGGGGCAGATCGTCTTCCTGGACGGCCCGGGGATCCACCGGCCCAGGAAGGCCTTGAACGTCTACATGATGAAGACCGCCGAGCGCATCGCCTCGGAGTCCGACATCGTCGTTCACCTGGTGGACGATCGACCGGCCGAATCCGGGGAAGAGGAAACGCTCGTCCGGGGGATCCTTTCGAATGTCGCGGCTCCCCGGCTGCTGGTGGTCAACAAGGTGGACCGGATGGGAGAGAGCGCGGCAAGGGCGCGCAGGGCCGCGCTGATGGAAAGCGGGCTCTACCGGGAGGGGTACCTCGTGTCCGCGATAAAAGGACATGGGGTGGACGCGTTTCTTTCGGGCCTCTTCGCGATCCTGCCGGAAGGGCCCGCCTATTACCCCGAGGAAGACCTGACCGACCTCCCCATGCGCTTCATCGCGAAGGAAATCCTCCGGGAAAAACTGTTCAACGAGCTCTCGGAGGAGCTTCCGTACAGCGTTGCGGTGACGATCGAGGAGTACAAGGAAGAAACGGCAAAAAGACGGATCCGCATCCGAGCGGAAATCTGCGTCGAGCGGGAGTCGCAGAAAGGGATCCTCATCGGGCGGGGCGGCCGAATGCTGAAAAAGATCGGCACCGAGGCGCGTCTGGAGCTGGAGAATGAGACCGGGGAGCGGGTATACTTGGAGCTGTTCGTCAAGGTCGAGAAGGATTGGAGTAAAAACGAAACGATGCTGGGTCGGCTGGGATATGCCTAA
- a CDS encoding ribosome biogenesis GTPase Der translates to MPKFDFTISLVGRPNVGKSTLFNRIAGKRRSITFGTPGVTRDLVSVPVELDGKRFHLIDTGGYLPGKEGDDLLSKVRGQVLRAIYESDAVIFLVDARDGVLPLDKEILGMLREREKRFFLAANKVDVRAGREGIDEFHELAADKIYPISAEHGTGVDRLLEEVVALIPERVEEPRREEVVARIAVVGRPNVGKSTLINTLAGYERVISSEVPGTTRDAIDVLVKYGGKRFLFIDTAGIRAKRKTENVLEKISVMKSLDSLQRCDLAVLMIDGPEGLTHQDQQILRYVLNEERAVVVAANKADLWKGDEEKRKGLHAIQEGLGYAAFAAIIPVVSPTGKGIPLLFKKIEEAFESFRQRIPTAVLNKMAQASVYSVPIPSKQGRNRALYMTQIGVMPPSFAVFVKERVDVPDSFTRYLQNKIRARFGFNGSPIRIVYKEK, encoded by the coding sequence ATGCCTAAGTTCGATTTCACCATCTCGCTGGTCGGCCGCCCGAATGTCGGGAAGTCGACCCTGTTCAACCGCATCGCGGGGAAGCGGCGCTCGATCACCTTCGGGACCCCGGGGGTAACGCGGGACCTCGTCTCCGTTCCCGTGGAGCTCGACGGGAAGCGGTTCCACCTGATCGATACCGGAGGATACCTCCCCGGCAAGGAGGGGGACGACCTCCTCTCCAAGGTGCGCGGGCAGGTTCTTCGAGCGATCTACGAGTCCGATGCGGTCATCTTCCTCGTGGACGCCCGCGACGGCGTCCTCCCCCTGGACAAGGAAATCCTGGGGATGCTGCGGGAGCGGGAGAAACGGTTCTTCCTCGCGGCGAACAAGGTGGACGTCCGCGCAGGCCGGGAAGGGATCGACGAGTTTCACGAGCTGGCCGCCGACAAAATCTACCCCATTTCCGCCGAGCACGGGACGGGAGTGGACCGGCTGCTGGAGGAGGTCGTCGCGCTCATCCCCGAGCGGGTCGAGGAGCCGAGGCGGGAAGAAGTCGTCGCGCGGATCGCGGTCGTCGGGCGTCCGAACGTCGGAAAATCCACGCTGATCAACACGCTCGCGGGGTACGAGAGAGTCATCTCCTCGGAGGTGCCGGGGACGACCCGGGACGCGATCGACGTCCTCGTGAAATACGGTGGGAAGAGGTTCCTCTTCATCGACACGGCCGGCATCCGGGCGAAACGGAAGACGGAAAACGTGCTGGAGAAGATCTCGGTGATGAAGAGTCTCGACTCTCTCCAGCGGTGCGACCTCGCCGTCCTGATGATCGACGGCCCCGAAGGGCTGACCCACCAGGACCAGCAGATCCTCCGGTACGTCCTGAACGAGGAGCGGGCGGTGGTCGTCGCCGCGAACAAGGCGGACCTCTGGAAAGGCGATGAAGAGAAGCGGAAAGGGCTCCATGCCATCCAGGAAGGGCTGGGGTACGCCGCGTTCGCCGCAATCATCCCCGTCGTGTCGCCCACCGGGAAGGGGATCCCCCTCCTGTTCAAGAAGATCGAGGAGGCGTTCGAAAGCTTCCGTCAGCGCATCCCGACGGCCGTCCTCAACAAGATGGCGCAGGCCTCCGTCTACTCGGTCCCCATCCCGTCGAAGCAGGGGAGGAACCGGGCGCTCTACATGACCCAGATCGGCGTGATGCCCCCGTCCTTCGCAGTCTTCGTGAAGGAGAGGGTGGATGTCCCCGATTCCTTCACCCGCTACCTGCAGAACAAGATCCGGGCCCGCTTCGGGTTCAACGGGTCTCCCATCCGAATCGTTTACAAGGAAAAATGA
- a CDS encoding IMP dehydrogenase: MSVVLGKTDGKELEEGLTFDDVLLLPGESKVLPKDVDVTVSLTPEIRLNIPLLTAAMDTVTEADTAIAIAREGGIGVVHRNNTADEQAVEVDRVKKSESGMIIDPITVDPDQRVHEALDVMNKYRISGLPVTRSGKLVGILTNRDLRFETNFDQPISSVMTKEDLVTVPVGTTLEQAKEILHRNRIEKLLVVDGKNNLRGLITIKDILKIKKYPFACKDGKGRLRVGAAVGVGTGWEERVEKLLKAGADLLCVDTAHGHSRDVINTVRSLRKNFPKVQLIAGNVATGEGTEALIKAGADCVKVGVGPGSICTTRVIAGVGVPQMTAIMKCSAVASKKGIPLIADGGIKYSGDITKAIAAGASAVMIGGLFAGTDESPGELVLYQGRSYKVYRGMGSLDAMKRGSKDRYFQSHVEAESKLVPEGIEGRVPYRGPIAAMVFQLVGGLKSGSGYVGAKDIAELQKLAVFMKVTAAGLRESHVHDVIITKEAPNYQVE, translated from the coding sequence ATGAGCGTAGTGCTGGGGAAAACCGACGGCAAAGAGCTGGAAGAAGGGTTGACGTTCGACGACGTCCTGCTGTTGCCGGGAGAGTCGAAGGTCCTTCCCAAGGACGTGGACGTCACCGTCTCGCTGACTCCCGAGATCCGGCTGAACATCCCCCTGCTGACCGCTGCGATGGACACGGTCACCGAGGCCGACACGGCCATCGCCATTGCGCGAGAGGGGGGGATCGGGGTCGTTCACCGGAACAACACCGCGGACGAGCAGGCGGTGGAAGTCGACCGGGTGAAAAAGTCCGAGAGCGGGATGATCATCGACCCCATCACCGTGGACCCGGACCAGAGGGTCCACGAAGCGCTCGACGTGATGAACAAGTACCGGATCTCCGGGCTGCCGGTGACCCGGAGCGGAAAGCTCGTCGGAATCCTCACGAACCGGGACTTGAGGTTCGAGACGAACTTCGACCAGCCGATCTCGAGCGTGATGACCAAGGAGGACCTGGTCACCGTCCCGGTGGGGACCACGCTGGAGCAGGCGAAGGAGATCCTGCACAGGAACCGGATCGAAAAGCTGCTCGTGGTGGACGGCAAGAACAACCTCCGCGGCCTCATCACGATCAAGGACATCCTCAAAATCAAGAAGTACCCTTTTGCCTGCAAGGACGGGAAGGGGCGCCTGAGGGTCGGAGCCGCCGTGGGAGTCGGCACCGGCTGGGAGGAGCGGGTCGAGAAGCTCCTGAAGGCGGGCGCGGACCTCCTCTGCGTCGACACCGCGCACGGCCACTCCAGGGACGTGATCAACACCGTCCGGTCGCTCCGGAAAAATTTCCCCAAAGTGCAGCTGATCGCGGGGAACGTCGCCACCGGGGAAGGGACGGAGGCGCTGATCAAGGCAGGGGCGGACTGTGTGAAGGTCGGTGTCGGTCCGGGATCGATCTGCACCACGCGGGTCATCGCGGGCGTCGGCGTTCCCCAGATGACCGCGATCATGAAGTGTTCGGCGGTCGCGTCGAAGAAGGGGATTCCTCTCATCGCGGACGGCGGGATCAAGTATTCGGGGGACATCACCAAGGCGATCGCGGCCGGGGCCTCCGCCGTGATGATCGGCGGGCTCTTTGCGGGGACCGACGAAAGCCCGGGAGAGCTCGTGCTCTACCAGGGCCGATCCTACAAGGTCTACCGGGGCATGGGATCGCTGGATGCGATGAAGCGCGGGAGCAAGGACCGGTACTTCCAGTCGCACGTCGAGGCGGAGAGCAAGCTCGTCCCCGAAGGAATCGAGGGGCGCGTCCCGTACCGCGGGCCCATCGCCGCCATGGTCTTCCAGTTGGTCGGCGGCCTGAAATCGGGAAGCGGGTACGTGGGCGCAAAGGATATCGCCGAGCTTCAAAAACTGGCCGTCTTCATGAAGGTCACGGCCGCCGGGTTGCGGGAGAGCCACGTCCACGACGTGATCATCACCAAGGAAGCCCCGAATTACCAGGTGGAATAG
- a CDS encoding glutamine-hydrolyzing GMP synthase codes for MLIARRVRELKVYSEIHPFNVDLSFIRKFRPSGIILSGGPASVYEEGAPSLPEEVLSLGIPVLGICYGMQVLAKLLGGKVAKSTDREYGIANLRGEWGDPLFLGIEELRHNMTIQVWMSHGDRIVELPKGFTSIARSANSPVAAMSNHDKTVYGVQFHPEVAHTPKGKEILSNFLFRVCGLSPSWTMHSFVETSVRKIRETVGSENVVLGLSGGVDSSVAAVLLHKALGDQLTCIFVNNGLLRKGEAEEVLETFRSGIGLHLEYVDASERFLKALEDVDDPEKKRKIIGELFVRIFEEAAGKIPGGVGFLGQGTLYPDVIESVSFKGPSATIKTHHNVGGLPEKMHLKLMEPLRELFKDEVRELGKELSVPDPILERQPFPGPGLAVRIIGPVTAERLHILREADAIVDEEVRNAGLYESIWQSFAVLLPIKTVGVMGDFRTYENVAAIRAVQSQDGMTADWIRLPYDLLQRISTRIINEVKGVNRVVYDVSSKPPSTIEWE; via the coding sequence ATGCTCATCGCGCGTCGCGTCCGCGAGCTGAAAGTCTACAGCGAGATCCACCCGTTCAACGTCGATCTCTCCTTCATCCGGAAGTTCCGACCGTCCGGGATCATCCTCTCCGGCGGCCCGGCGAGCGTCTACGAGGAGGGGGCCCCCTCCCTTCCGGAGGAGGTGCTCTCGCTGGGGATCCCTGTGCTGGGGATCTGCTACGGGATGCAGGTCCTTGCGAAACTTCTGGGGGGGAAGGTCGCGAAGTCGACGGACCGGGAATACGGGATCGCCAACCTCCGGGGCGAGTGGGGCGACCCGCTGTTCCTGGGCATCGAAGAGCTCCGCCACAACATGACGATCCAGGTCTGGATGAGCCACGGGGACCGGATCGTGGAGCTTCCGAAAGGGTTCACCTCCATCGCGCGGTCGGCGAACTCCCCCGTGGCCGCCATGAGCAATCACGATAAAACCGTTTACGGCGTCCAGTTTCACCCGGAGGTTGCCCATACGCCGAAAGGGAAGGAAATCCTGTCGAATTTCCTCTTCCGCGTCTGCGGCCTCTCCCCCTCGTGGACGATGCACTCCTTCGTGGAGACGAGCGTCCGGAAGATCCGCGAGACGGTCGGGAGCGAGAACGTCGTCCTCGGACTCTCCGGTGGAGTGGACTCTTCCGTGGCCGCCGTTCTCCTTCACAAGGCGCTGGGGGATCAGCTCACCTGCATCTTCGTGAACAACGGCCTGCTGCGCAAGGGGGAGGCCGAAGAGGTCCTTGAGACATTCCGCAGCGGCATCGGCCTGCACCTGGAGTACGTCGACGCCTCGGAGCGGTTCCTGAAGGCGCTGGAAGACGTCGATGACCCGGAGAAAAAACGGAAGATCATCGGGGAGCTCTTCGTCCGCATTTTCGAGGAGGCGGCGGGAAAGATCCCCGGAGGCGTCGGCTTCCTCGGGCAGGGGACCCTCTATCCGGACGTCATCGAGAGCGTCTCCTTCAAGGGGCCGTCCGCCACGATCAAGACCCACCACAACGTGGGAGGCCTCCCCGAGAAGATGCATCTGAAGTTGATGGAGCCGCTGCGGGAGCTGTTCAAGGACGAGGTGCGGGAGCTGGGGAAGGAACTCTCCGTCCCCGATCCCATCCTCGAGCGGCAGCCGTTTCCGGGGCCGGGCCTGGCCGTGAGGATCATCGGCCCGGTAACGGCGGAACGGCTGCACATCCTGCGGGAGGCCGACGCGATCGTGGACGAGGAGGTCCGGAACGCGGGGCTCTACGAGTCCATCTGGCAATCCTTCGCAGTCCTGCTCCCGATCAAGACGGTCGGAGTCATGGGGGACTTCCGGACGTATGAGAACGTCGCCGCCATCCGGGCGGTCCAGAGCCAGGACGGGATGACCGCCGACTGGATTCGCCTGCCGTACGACCTCCTCCAGAGGATCTCGACGCGCATCATCAACGAGGTCAAGGGCGTCAACCGGGTTGTGTACGATGTCTCCTCGAAGCCGCCGAGCACGATCGAATGGGAATGA